From the Theobroma cacao cultivar B97-61/B2 chromosome 2, Criollo_cocoa_genome_V2, whole genome shotgun sequence genome, one window contains:
- the LOC18607877 gene encoding phragmoplast orienting kinesin 2 isoform X1 produces MLRDFKFLRRNSSKNEEIENVPVNPSDSLASQPSNDGSSRAPLNTIQDPTPNPKSEPDESIRSRVDKTPTKPKPKLPDSTLPLKTPDKHGFLSKKRFGWAKNEAVESDLRNGGMTNMTPRVSRGIGRANSSCYSESNSTQSTPTKSVSKPPASGFRNKFDGNGGMRGGNFAALYKGVPSSSSCGPPTVVNTVEVPHFDLKEDPSFWMDHNVQVLIRVRPLNGMEKSTHGYNRCLKQENSQSIAWIGQPETKFTFDHVACETVDQEMLFRMAGLPMVENCLSGYNSCMFAYGQTGSGKTYTMLGEIEDLEVKPSPQRGMTPRIFEFLFARIQAEEEIRRDEKLKYNCKCSFLEIYNEQITDLLDPSATNLLLREDVKKGVYVENLSEFEVQTVGDILKLLTQGSLNRKVAATNMNRESSRSHSVFTCVIESRWEKDSTTNLRFARLNLVDLAGSERQKTSGAEGERLKEAASINKSLSTLGHVIMILVDVAHGKTRHVPYRDSKLTFLLQDSLGGNSKTMIIANVSPSVCCATETLNTLKFAQRAKLIQNNAVVNEDSTGDVIALQNQIRLLKEELGALKCQNVSRSLSFGPTISGTMQLEENPSDDITYEVGQQQVDDLLGYESRSIVRMSSKQLKSLETTLAGALRREQMAETCIKKLEAEIEQLNRLVRQREEDTRSSKMMLRFREDKIQRMESLVRGSLPADSFLFEENKALSEEIQLLQAKVDKNPEVTRFALENIRLLDQLRRFQEFYEEGEKEILLEELSKLRDQLLQFLDGKSKQHSYPSSDDQLQEVVRISKENNSLQLELKSTLNELEECRDNLNSCLEDKAKLSREINDLRTMLNSLKSSACHQDGNIKTIKGSDRNGDLKEMNPIQTMKNAEQIMDLQLELDILKIILQEEKTTHDEVEERAKCLARDLEIAQGKLLLLSKQVEDANGELKEAKSVIEALESQQILSINEMEDLRKSNSHFVKLLSEQEVEIVALKEQLSSRAFRDHPPPEKMESEDSALQRKLKRMHASLEKAKKMNMWYQSDRAYLASNEEEMDETRRQAEAETAEVIVCLQEELTILQQQVQDCHLKEMEAQKGATILETELKELQEKAYMLTEDNKQLHERLEMKEMEAQKGATILETELKELQEKAYMLTEDNKQLHERLEMKEMEAQKGATILETELKELQEKAYMLTEDNKQLHERLEMKDGELRTLSEEWELLASEIENILADGHEELVDAYDQLDLISSSFPQRRIWISEQVGRVVRILSEKELLIEELGRCLEDATDKRSELECMLKSLRGAALVINEAQQQECNEKEKAIVLLKSELDAKTSIITKLEDRMKMAEDDLRNASVCATVAFVLVNRLAEANLNHLNALKDKDVCLAESAEMILSKDSILIDQAAMIEEAEKQIRSLQSEVAKSEEACAEFGQRLLEEEQRAAAMKQKLEDMEENDILKTHEKLSELRTGVSTLRAHVGMYRDCGRSPERSVRERLYTSDDGSDERRSNVGTDDKDLHSVQELETDISDCSFKVGESLHGSPCNEKRMGFRRTCMNVCDREVTIILLKKEIKSAMESLKEVQAEMGEIRDEKEEIQLSEKQSKKSLRCLTTHVIALEATMNEFGKLCELKIGAVNRKINTFEQSMQEIRTHWCQTKEFFELEVGDAKMIATQKAAEASCILAKFEEAQDTITEADIMINGLMIANETMKLDIKRQKQVEATLVNEKDALVNQVQSLQSINIVKDQQLENLEEQFGSSLTETTYLVSELEGLMTELQTAFSQNIKAVACDCHCLKSLLFDSVKLARSWLEDVWSEIIVKDCAVSVLHLCHMGILLETLTGLNAENGLLQHGLSESNAVIADLRERNSKSRRELEMCRLIKGKLLADIKNSFDRISKKEEETGELSVKLVTFEKKISDLQVQEEVMLQRSNYMGSQLTVLMKELDLSNTNFVASLLDQEQLLKDKDDLLKSQTEISMVDLWMKDFESLILACEMEQMVVQLADSKKELTNAYAVLDGLEKEMILSKVDSYLKEQVLVEWEIELSFTQEKLEELKSELRKLKKENCLLLQDLEEKRSDLESSVSCLDASNLEIHQLKEKTFSLETCITGLQTDLELKAVELKEVQHSQSIIMEDLGLKSHDLQISVERVNTLMEEKALLSKKLRSLEKNELPAFNKSALNAAKCVDSVETTDMTHSRLFSTVNKGVTVADKMFQELHDNAKRISNFVEEFEYLEHHANKLESENMTLQAELSRKDEVLKGLLFDLSLLQESASNTKDQKDEIEEMVSSLEALEDDLAVKSSELNEAVSHSQMLEVQLQEKLDMISNLQLDISNERESFKLLCSENQELRAHFEDALAAKSSLEVELRERKKIIESLEVELSEMSNSLSQMNDTVESMSSTLNEFAGERDQLHMEVLSLEEQLGKAHADVKQSEAIAMEAEMMAESSKSYAEDKEAEVKLLERSVEELECTINVLENKVDIIKGEAERQRLEREELELELHAVKNQMQNVKNADADMKRCLDEKKKDLQQALDHIQILERDISDKDKEIAQCKTHISELNLHAEAQAKEYKQKFKALEAMAEQVKPEGYFNHAQSHSSNKLEKNVAKSRGSGSPFKCIGLGLAQQVKSEKDEDLTAATLRIEELESLAANRQKEIFALNARLAAAESMTHDVIRDLLGVKLDMTNYVSLLDNQQVQKIAEKARLNSLESQVKEHEVVKLKQQLNEFVEERRGWLEEIDRKQAEVVAAQIALEKLRQRDQLLKTENEMLKTENVNYKKKVMELEGEVKKLSGQQNLQQRIHHHAKIKEENNMLKIQNEDLGAKLRRTEVVLSRVREELAHYRASIGKNPHINFDEEQRLNNKLRESDDDRVQLAQKLLGLCTSVLKAAGITKPVTDICPAAAEEALEHLKNKVISLEQELQSLTLKNRITSERNRLSELMPQTSPVSSSTDENCHTPRRVPQAPFLSTLDR; encoded by the exons ATGTTGAGAGATTTCAAATTCTTGAGGCGAAACTCGAGCAAGAACGAGGAAATCGAGAATGTACCAGTGAACCCTAGCGACTCACTAGCTTCTCAACCGAGCAATGATGGTTCAAGTAGAGCTCCTCTCAACACGATTCAAGATCCAACGCCAAACCCTAAATCAGAACCAGATGAAAGCATTCGAAGCCGAGTCGATAAAACCCCTACTAAGCCCAAACCTAAACTCCCTGATTCGACTTTGCCACTTAAAACCCCAGATAAACATGGATTTTTGTCGAAAAAGAGGTTTGGTTGGGCGAAGAATGAGGCGGTGGAATCTGATTTGCGAAATGGGGGGATGACGAATATGACGCCAAGGGTGAGTAGGGGAATAGGGAGGGCCAATTCTAGTTGTTATTCGGAAAGCAATTCGACACAGAGTACGCCGACGAAGAGCGTAAGTAAGCCTCCGGCTTCGGGTTTTAGGAACAAATTTGATGGGAATGGAGGGATGCGTGGAGGGAATTTCGCTGCATTGTATAAAGGAGTGCCTAGTTCTTCTTCTTGTGGTCCGCCTACTGTTGTGAATACTGTTGAAGTTCCTCACTTTGACCTTAAAGAAGACCCGTCTTTTTGGATGGATCACAATGTACAG GTTCTTATTCGTGTCCGTCCTCTCAATGGCATGGAGAAGAGCACACATGGCTATAACAGATgtttaaaacaagaaaattctcAAAGCATCGCTTGGATTGGGCAACCAGAAACTAAATTCACGTTTGATCATGTGGCATGTGAGACAGTAGATCAG GAAATGCTTTTTCGGATGGCTGGTCTGCCAATGGTGGAAAATTGCTTATCTGGCTATAACAGCTGTATGTTTGCCTATGGCCAG ACAGGAAGTGGAAAGACCTATACGATGCTTGGTGAGATTGaagatttggaagtcaagccAAGTCCACAACGGGGAATGACACCACGGATATTTGAGTTTTTGTTTGCTAGAATTCAAGCT GAAGAGGAAATCCGAAGGGATGAGAAGTTAAAATACAATTGCAAGTGCTCTTTCCTTGAGATTTATAATGAACAAATAACAGATCTTCTTGATCCCTCTGCTACCAATTTGCTT CTGAGGGAAGATGTTAAGAAAGGGGTGTACGTGGAAAATCTCTCTGAATTTGAAGTTCAGACAGTGGGTGATATTTTGAAGCTTTTAACCCAG GGCTCTTTAAATAGGAAAGTTGCAGCGACAAATATGAATAGGGAGAGCAGTCGTTCACATAGTGTTTTTACATGTGTAATTGAGAGCAGGTGGGAAAAGGATTCCACAACTAATTTGCGGTTTGCAAGATTAAACCTGGTTGATCTTGCCGGTTCGGAAAG GCAGAAAACTTCTGGTGCTGAGGGTGAGCGTTTAAAGGAAGCAGCTAGCATAAACAAATCTTTGTCAACGCTAGG TCATGTAATTATGATTCTTGTGGATGTGGCTCATGGAAAGACACGGCATGTTCCTTATAGAGACTCAAAGCTCACATTTCTTCTTCAG GATTCACTtggtggaaattcaaaaacaatgaTAATTGCTAATGTCAGCCCTTCTGTCTG CTGTGCAACTGAAACCCTGAACACTCTAAAGTTTGCTCAGCGagcaaaattaattcaaaacaAT GCTGTGGTGAATGAAGATTCCACAGGAGATGTCATTGCACTACAAAACCAGATACGACTTCTAAAG GAAGAGCTTGGTGCTCTTAAATGTCAGAATGTATCCCGATCTCTGTCGTTTGGTCCAACAATCAGTGGTACAATGCAATTAGAAGAAAATCCTTCTGATGATATCACATATGAAGTGGGTCAACAACAAGTTGATGATTTACTTGGATATGAATCCAGAAGCATTGTGAGAATGTCCAGTAAGCAG TTAAAATCTTTGGAGACAACACTTGCTGGTGCTTTGAGAAGGGAGCAAATGGCAGAAACTTGTATCAAGAAGCTTGAAGCAGAGATTGAACAGTTGAATCgtttg GTTCGTCAAAGAGAGGAAGACACTAGAAGCTCTAAAATGATGCTTAGGTTTCGGGAAGACAAGATTCAAAGAATGGAGTCACTTGTTCGTGGCTCATTACCTGCGGATTCTTTTTTATTCGAAGAGAATAAAGCACTCTCAGAAGAGATTCAGTTACTTCAAGCTAAAGTTGATAAAAATCCTGAAGTAACTCGTTTTGCTTTGGAGAATATAAGACTTTTAGACCAACTTAGAAG ATTTCAAGAATTCTAcgaagaaggagaaaaggaGATACTCTTAGAGGAATTATCCAAACTGCGGGATCAG CtccttcaatttcttgatGGAAAGTCTAAGCAGCATAGCTACCCAAGCTCAGATGATCAGTTGCAG GAGGTTGTTCGCATCAGCAAAGAAAATAACTCTCTACAGTTAGAG TTGAAAAGCACTCTCAATGAGTTAGAAGAATGCAGGGACAACCTTAATTCTTGTTTAGAGGACAAAGCAAAACTTAGTAG AGAAATTAACGATTTACGTACTATGTTAAATAGCCTCAAGTCTTCAGCTTGTCATCAAGATGGCAACATCAAGACCATAAAG GGTTCAGATCGAAATGGGGATCTGAAGGAGATGAATCCTATTCAGACAATGAAAAATGCGGAGCAAATTATGGATTTGCAGTTGGAATTGGATATACTGAAGATTATTCTTCAAGAAGAGAAAACAACTCATGACGAAGTTGAAGAAAGGGCAAAGTGCTTGGCTAGAGATCTTGAGATAGCACAAGGCAAGCTTTTGCTGCTGAGCAAACAAGTTGAAGATGCAAATGGTGAACTAAAAGAGGCAAAGTCTGTAATTGAAGCACTTGAGTCCCAGCAAATTTTGTCAATCAATGAGATGGAGGACCTGAGGAAAAGCAATAGTCATTTTGTGAAGCTtttgagtgaacaagaagttGAAATTGTTGCCTTGAAAGAGCAACTTTCCAGTAGAGCGTTTAGAGATCACCCACCTCCTGAAAAGATGGAGAGTGAAGACTCTGCCCTCCAGCGGAAACTGAAGAGGATGCATGCCTCTCTTGAGAAGGCCAAGAAAATGAATATGTGGTACCAAAGTGATCGTGCTTATTTGGCATCTAACGAAGAAGAAATGGATGAAACTCGTCGGCAGGCTGAAGCTGAAACTGCTGAGGTGATTGTCTGTTTGCAGGAAGAACTTACTATTCTTCAGCAGCAAGTCCAAGATTGTCATTTGAAAGAGATGGAGGCTCAAAAAGGTGCCACCATTTTAGAAACTGAGTTGAAGGAGTTGCAAGAAAAGGCATATATGTTGACTGAAGATAATAAACAGTTACATGAAAGGCTTGAAATGAAAGAGATGGAGGCTCAAAAAGGTGCCACCATTTTAGAAACTGAGTTGAAGGAGTTGCAAGAAAAGGCATATATGTTGACTGAAGATAATAAACAGTTACATGAAAGGCTTGAAATGAAAGAGATGGAGGCTCAAAAAGGTGCCACCATTTTAGAAACTGAGTTGAAGGAGTTGCAAGAAAAGGCATATATGTTGACTGAAGATAATAAACAGTTACATGAAAGGCTTGAAATGAAAGATGGGGAACTAAGAACATTATCAGAAGAGTGGGAACTTCTGGCTTCTGAGATTGAAAATATTCTTGCTGATGGTCATGAGGAACTTGTTGATGCCTATGATCAACTTGATCTCATTTCCAGTTCATTTCCACAGAGAAGGATTTGGATTTCTGAGCAAGTTGGTAGGGTGGTCAGAATACTCTCAGAAAAGGAATTATTGATTGAAGAACTTGGCAGATGCCTAGAGGATGCAACAGATAAAAGAAGTGAGCTGGAGTGCATGCTGAAGTCTTTGAGAGGTGCTGCACTGGTTATTAATGAAGCACAGCAGCAAGAATgcaatgaaaaagagaaagcaaTTGTTCTACTGAAGTCAGAACTAGATGCGAAAACATCCATTATAACAAAGCTGGAGGACAGAATGAAGATGGCTGAAGATGACCTAAGAAATGCATCTGTTTGTGCAACAGTTGCTTTTGTACTTGTGAATAGATTAGCAGAGGCAAACCTTAATCATCTCAATGCATTGAAGGATAAGGACGTATGCCTTGCAGAATCAGCAGAGATGATCTTGAGTAAGGACTCTATTCTCATTGATCAAGCTGCCATgattgaagaagctgaaaaacAGATTCGTTCCCTTCAAAGTGAGGTTGCAAAGTCAGAGGAAGCCTGTGCTGAATTTGGGCAGAGGCTTTTGGAGGAGGAGCAGCGTGCTGCTGCTATGAAACAAAAGCTTGAAGATATGGAAGAGAATGACATTTTGAAGACACACGAGAAGCTGTCTGAGCTAAGAACTGGTGTATCCACACTCAGGGCTCATGTAGGCATGTATAGAGATTGTGGGAGAAGTCCTGAAAGAAGTGTCAGAGAAAGACTTTATACCTCTGATGATGGCAGTGATGAAAGACGG TCAAATGTAGGGACAGATGACAAGGACTTGCACTCTGTTCAGGAGCTGGAAACTGATATATCTGATTGTTCCTTTAAAGTTGGAGAGAGTCTGCATGGATCTCCATGTAATGAGAAACGTATGGGGTTTAGAAGAACTTGCATGAATGTGTGTGACAGAGAAGTGACCATTATTCTTctgaaaaaggaaataaaatcaGCCATGGAAAGCTTAAAAGAGGTTCAAGCTGAGATGGGCGaaataagggatgaaaaagaGGAGATCCAGTTGTCTGAGAAACAGAGCAAGAAAAGCCTAAGGTGCCTCACAACACACGTAATTGCTCTGGAAGCAACAATGAATGAATTCGGAAAGCTGTGTGAACTCAAGATTGGAGCTGTCAATCGTAAGATAAATACATTTGAGCAATCCATGCAAGAAATAAGAACTCATTGGTGCCAGACAAAAGAG TTTTTTGAACTTGAAGTTGGTGATGCAAAGATGATTGCAACTCAGAAAGCTGCAGAGGCTTCTTGTATTCTTGCTAAATTTGAGGAGGCACAAGATACCATAACAGAAGCAGATATTATGATCAATGGGCTCATGATTGCTAATGAAACCATGAAGCTTGATATTAAAAGGCAGAAGCAAGTGGAAGCCACGCTAGTTAATGAGAAGGATGCGCTAGTTAATCAGGTGCAAAGCTTGCAATCCATTAATATTGTGAAGGATCAGCAACTTGAAAACCTAGAAGAGCAGTTTGGCTCAAGTTTGACAGAAACAACGTACCTGGTTTCTGAACTGGAGGGTCTCATGACTGAGTTGCAAACTGCTTTCTCTCAGAATATCAAGGCTGTAGCTTGTGATTGCCATTGCCTCAAGTCTCTGCTGTTTGATTCCGTGAAGCTTGCACGGTCATGGCTTGAAGATGTGTGGTCAGAGATTATTGTGAAGGACTGTGCTGTCTCAGTGCTTCACCTGTGTCATATGGGAATTTTGTTGGAAACCTTGACAGGGCTGAATGCGGAGAATGGTTTGCTTCAGCATGGCTTGTCTGAGTCAAATGCTGTTATAGCTGATTTGAGGGAGCGCAATTCCAAGTCAAGAAGAGAGCTTGAAATGTGTAGACTTATTAAAGGAAAGCTTCTAGCTGATATCAAGAATAGTTTTGATCGAATATCAAAGAAGGAAGAGGAAACTGGTGAGCTTAGTGTAAAATTAGTCACATTTGAGAAAAAGATTTCTGATTTACAGGTTCAAGAGGAAGTTATGTTGCAAAGGTCTAACTATATGGGATCTCAGCTCACAGTTCTAATGAAGGAATTGGATTTGAGTAACACAAATTTTGTAGCTTCCCTTCTTGATCAAGAGCAACTGCTCAAAGATAAAGATGACCTTCTCAAATCTCAGACCGAGATTTCTATGGTAGACTTGTGGATGAAAGACTTTGAGTCTCTTATTTTGGCATGTGAGATGGAACAAATGGTTGTTCAATTAGCTGATTCTAAAAAAGAGCTTACCAATGCGTATGCTGTccttgatggtttggagaaagAAATGATTCTTTCAAAAGTAGATTCATATTTGAAAGAACAGGTCTTGGTGGAGTGGGAAATTGAGTTGTCTTTTACACAAGAAAAACTTGAAGAATTGAAAAGTGAGTTAAGAaagttgaagaaagaaaactgTTTACTTCTCCAGGATTTGGAGGAGAAAAGATCTGATCTTGAATCCTCTGTAAGTTGCCTTGACGCATCTAATCTGGAAATTCACcagttgaaagaaaaaacttttTCGTTGGAGACTTGCATTACCGGTCTACAAACTGATCTAGAGCTGAAAGCTGTTGAATTGAAGGAAGTCCAACATTCTCAATCTATCATCATGGAGGATTTAGGTCTGAAAAGTCATGATTTGCAAATTTCTGTTGAGAGAGTAAATACTTTGATGGAAGAGAAAGCTCTCTTGAGCAAGAAACTTAGATCTCTTGAGAAAAATGAGCTTCCAGCCTTCAACAAGTCAGCCTTGAATGCTGCAAAATGTGTTGATTCAGTGGAAACTACAGATATGACACATAGTAGGTTATTTAGCACAGTGAATAAAGGTGTTACAGTTGCTGATAAAATGTTTCAGGAGTTGCATGATAATGCGAAGAGGATATCCAATTTCGTAGAAGAGTTTGAGTACTTAGAGCATCATGCCAACAAGCtggaatctgaaaacatgactCTCCAGGCAGAGTTATCAAGGAAGGATGAGGTTTTGAAAGGTCTATTATTTGATCTCAGCTTATTACAAGAGTCTGCTTCTAATACTAAGGATcaaaaagatgaaattgaggAAATGGTTTCTTCTTTGGAGGCTTTAGAAGATGACCTTGCTGTAAAATCTAGTGAACTTAATGAGGCTGTTAGTCATAGTCAAATGCTTGAAGTGCAGCTGCAAGAAAAGCTAGACATGATCTCCAACCTTCAGTTGGatatttcaaatgaacgtGAGTCTTTCAAACTTCTTTGCTCTGAAAATCAAGAGTTGAGAGCTCATTTTGAGGATGCCTTAGCTGCAAAAAGTTCTCTTGAAGTTGaattaagagagagaaagaagatcATTGAGAGCTTGGAGGTGGAACTCTCAGAAATGAGTAATTCCCTTTCCCAAATGAATGATACCGTAGAGTCCATGAGTAgcactttaaatgaatttgCTGGTGAAAGAGATCAGCTTCACATGGAGGTGCTTAGCTTGGAAGAACAGCTTGGAAAGGCACATGCTGATGTTAAACAAAGTGAAGCTATTGCTATGGAAGCTGAAATG ATGGCTGAATCAAGCAAGAGCTATGCTGAAGACAAGGAAGCTGAGGTGAAGCTATTAGAGAGATCTGTTGAAGAGCTAGAATGTACTATAAATGTACTGGAAAAcaag GTTGACATTATCAAAGGAGAAGCTGAACGTCAACGATTAGAAAGAGAGGAGCTAGAATTAGAGCTTCATGCTGTAAAAAATCAGATGCAGAATGTTAAAAATGCTGATGCTGACATGAAAAG GTGTTTAGacgagaagaagaaagatctTCAACAAGCCTTGGATCACATACAAATTCTTGAAAGAGATATATCTGACAAGGATAAAGAG ATTGCCCaatgcaaaacacatatttctgAATTAAATTTGCATGCAGAAGCCCAGGCGAAGGAGTATAAGCAGAAG TTCAAGGCATTGGAAGCCATGGCTGAACAAGTTAAACCTGAAGGCTACTTTAACCATGCCCAAAGTCATTCATCGAACAAGTTAGAAAAAAATGTGGCAAAGTCTAGAGGCTCTGGTTCCCCGTTTAAATGCATTGGTTTGGGCTTGGCACAACAAGTAAAATCTGAGAAGGATGAGGATCTTACTGCTGCAACGCTGCGCATTGAAGAATTAGAATCCTTAGCAGCAAATCGACAGAAGGAG ATATTTGCTCTCAATGCAAGATTAGCAGCTGCTGAGAGCATGACCCATGATGTAATTCGAGATTTACTGGGAGTCAAATTGGATATGACCAATTATGTG TCACTGTTGGATAATCAGCAAGTGCAGAAAATAGCAGAGAAGGCTAGACTTAATAGTTTAGAATCTCAAGTGAAG GAGCATGAGGTTGTCAAGCTTAAGCAGCAACTCAATGAATTTGTTGAGGAGAGGCGAGG GTGGCTTGAGGAAATCGATAGAAAACAGGCTGAGGTGGTAGCTGCCCAAATAGCATTGGAGAAGCTTCGTCAGAGAGACCAATTGCTCAAAACTGAAAATGAAATGCTTAAG ACGGAGAATGTAAATTACAAGAAGAAAGTAATGGAACTTGAAGGAGAAGTAAAGAAGCTGTCTGGCCAGCAAAACCTCCAACAGCGAATTCATCATCATGCCAAAATTAAG GAGGAAAACAACAtgctaaaaattcaaaatgaagACCTCGGTGCCAAACTGCGGCGGACAGAAGTTGTCCTTTCACGTGTCAGGGAAGAGCTTGCTCATTACCGTGCTTCTATTGGGAAAAATCCTCACATTAATTTTGACGAGGAGCAACGTTTGAATAATAAACTAAGG GAATCTGATGATGACCGGGTGCAGTTAGCACAGAAGTTATTGGGATTGTGTACAAGTGTTTTAAAG GCTGCTGGTATAACAAAACCTGTTACTGACATCTGCCCTGCGGCCGCTGAAGAGGCACTTGAGCACCTCAAAAACAAAGTCATCTCACTTGAACAAGAATTGCAAAGTTTGACCCTCAAG AATAGAATTACCAGTGAAAGAAACAGATTGTCAGAACTAATGCCCCAGACTTCACCAGTAAGCTCAAGTACAGATGAAAACTGTCATACTCCGAGAAGGGTACCCCAAGCTCCATTTCTTTCTACATTAGATCGATAG